One part of the Edaphobacter acidisoli genome encodes these proteins:
- a CDS encoding LacI family DNA-binding transcriptional regulator: protein MTTKSAKRTKRKSDKPERMDIRTIARMANVSIATVSRTINRVPTVNAKLAKRVWEVIDELDYYPNTQARALVSGRSRLFGLIVSEITNPFFPELIQGFEDIAVEHGFEILVSSTNNDPERMAHCVRRMIERKVEGVAMMTFGIEEPLLEQLARRKVPLVFIDVAPERPGISLLKVDYHRGIRQGVQHLAALGHKDIAFITGPPKLHSAHSRELAFSKSLKECGITENPRWIIEGDHTLEGGTAAMEKLLATKTMPTAVMCSNDMTAIGVLHKVYQAGLRVPDDLSVIGYDDIHIAEMTIPPLTTIQMSRYELARAAFTALRAHVEEGGASAKREYNIPTTLIVRESTGFPRGSTVHLNKRRS from the coding sequence ATGACCACCAAATCAGCCAAGCGCACCAAGCGTAAGAGTGACAAACCGGAACGCATGGACATACGCACGATTGCGCGGATGGCTAATGTCTCGATTGCTACCGTTTCACGCACCATCAATCGCGTGCCTACGGTGAATGCCAAACTGGCCAAGCGCGTGTGGGAAGTGATCGATGAGCTCGATTATTATCCCAACACGCAGGCGCGCGCGCTGGTCTCTGGCCGCAGCCGATTATTTGGCCTTATTGTGTCGGAGATCACGAATCCGTTCTTTCCTGAGCTGATTCAGGGATTCGAGGACATTGCTGTCGAGCATGGTTTCGAGATTTTAGTCAGCTCTACCAATAACGATCCGGAACGCATGGCGCACTGTGTGCGGCGCATGATCGAGCGCAAGGTGGAAGGCGTCGCGATGATGACCTTCGGAATCGAAGAGCCGCTGCTGGAGCAACTCGCCAGGCGCAAGGTGCCGCTGGTCTTTATCGATGTGGCGCCGGAGCGGCCGGGCATCAGCCTGCTGAAGGTTGATTATCATCGCGGGATTCGTCAGGGAGTGCAGCACCTGGCTGCGCTGGGGCACAAGGACATCGCCTTCATTACCGGGCCGCCGAAGCTACATTCGGCGCACTCGCGCGAGCTGGCGTTTTCAAAGTCGCTGAAGGAGTGCGGCATCACAGAGAATCCGCGGTGGATTATCGAAGGGGACCATACGCTCGAAGGGGGCACTGCAGCCATGGAAAAGCTGTTGGCCACGAAGACGATGCCCACGGCTGTGATGTGCTCGAACGATATGACAGCAATCGGTGTGCTGCACAAGGTCTACCAGGCTGGGCTGCGCGTTCCTGATGATCTCTCGGTGATTGGCTATGACGATATCCATATTGCCGAAATGACTATTCCTCCGCTGACGACGATCCAGATGTCGCGTTATGAGTTGGCCCGCGCGGCCTTCACTGCGCTGCGCGCCCATGTGGAAGAGGGAGGCGCTTCTGCTAAACGCGAATACAACATTCCGACTACGCTGATTGTGCGCGAATCCACTGGGTTTCCCCGGGGATCGACAGTTCATCTGAATAAGCGGAGATCGTGA
- a CDS encoding ribulokinase, translating to MAVVAGVDFGTLSVRVTLLSSEHGRLATASAEYPLARRRDDPDYATQSHADQMQALVRATRDALAKGKVNGEDVAAIALDTTGSSVIPVDANLQPLDDYYLWCDHRAHKEARQITELALAEDLEAIHWCGDVYSHEWGFAKLLHWLRHNPEKRGRFATALEHCDMVAATLIGVTDPAKVKRSICAMGHKWMWNPKWDGLPPQWFLSKVDPLFDGVRAKIGGEYLASDAVSGGLSEKWAAEMGLKPGIPVPVGAFDAHWDAIGAGCREGDVVNVVGTSTCIIAMAKKTELVPGVCGVVPGSVHPDYTGIEAGLSATGDIFEAIARRAGVKVSELAKGLEGYRAGQTGLLRLSWDNGDRTVLVNPELGGVTFGWNLLHTAQDELFAAIEGTALHTRIILERMAEHGVPVERVINAGGIPQNNAVLNQIYANVLNKPVLVPDGTPTSLGSGIFALLAAGAFKTIEEAQKSVCLPYRTYTPQPAAVAVYEQLYPLYRKAYFALGQPGAKAEPLGMVLPELRRIAAASR from the coding sequence TGCGCGTCACTTTGCTTTCGAGCGAGCACGGACGGCTGGCAACGGCTTCGGCGGAGTATCCGCTGGCGCGGCGGCGCGATGATCCTGATTACGCCACACAATCACACGCGGATCAGATGCAGGCGCTTGTTCGCGCGACGCGAGATGCGCTTGCCAAAGGCAAGGTCAACGGGGAAGATGTTGCCGCCATTGCGCTGGACACGACTGGATCGAGCGTGATTCCTGTCGATGCGAATCTGCAGCCGCTCGATGACTACTATCTGTGGTGCGACCATCGTGCGCACAAAGAGGCGCGGCAGATTACGGAGCTGGCGCTGGCTGAAGACCTGGAGGCGATTCACTGGTGCGGCGATGTCTACTCGCACGAGTGGGGTTTTGCGAAGCTGCTGCACTGGCTCCGACATAACCCTGAGAAACGGGGGCGCTTCGCTACGGCGCTGGAACACTGCGACATGGTTGCGGCTACGCTGATCGGCGTTACAGATCCTGCGAAGGTGAAGCGCAGCATCTGTGCGATGGGGCATAAGTGGATGTGGAACCCGAAGTGGGACGGGCTTCCGCCGCAGTGGTTTCTCTCGAAGGTCGATCCGCTGTTTGATGGAGTGCGCGCGAAGATTGGCGGCGAGTATCTTGCTTCGGATGCGGTCTCAGGGGGGCTCTCTGAGAAGTGGGCCGCGGAGATGGGCTTGAAGCCTGGCATTCCTGTTCCGGTTGGCGCGTTCGATGCGCACTGGGACGCGATTGGCGCGGGCTGCCGCGAGGGCGATGTGGTGAATGTTGTTGGCACCTCGACGTGCATCATCGCGATGGCGAAGAAGACGGAGCTGGTGCCTGGTGTCTGCGGCGTGGTGCCGGGCAGTGTGCATCCGGACTACACCGGCATCGAGGCTGGGCTTTCGGCTACGGGCGATATCTTTGAGGCCATCGCACGACGCGCCGGCGTGAAGGTCAGCGAGCTGGCGAAGGGGCTTGAAGGCTATCGCGCAGGGCAGACCGGGTTGCTGCGACTGAGCTGGGACAATGGCGATCGCACGGTGCTGGTAAATCCAGAGCTGGGTGGAGTTACTTTCGGCTGGAACCTGCTGCATACCGCGCAGGATGAGCTCTTCGCAGCGATTGAGGGAACGGCGCTGCACACGCGGATCATTCTGGAGCGGATGGCGGAGCATGGCGTTCCGGTGGAGCGCGTCATCAATGCCGGCGGCATTCCGCAGAACAATGCGGTGCTGAACCAGATCTACGCCAATGTGCTGAATAAGCCTGTGCTGGTGCCGGATGGAACGCCGACCAGCCTTGGCTCCGGCATCTTTGCGCTGCTGGCGGCGGGCGCCTTCAAGACGATTGAAGAGGCGCAGAAGAGTGTCTGCCTCCCCTATCGCACATACACGCCACAGCCTGCTGCGGTTGCGGTTTATGAGCAGCTGTATCCGCTGTATCGCAAGGCGTACTTTGCGCTGGGGCAGCCCGGAGCCAAGGCGGAGCCGCTCGGGATGGTACTACCAGAGCTAAGAAGAATTGCTGCGGCAAGCCGCTAA